In Bombus vancouverensis nearcticus chromosome 1, iyBomVanc1_principal, whole genome shotgun sequence, a single genomic region encodes these proteins:
- the LOC117153241 gene encoding uncharacterized protein LOC117153241 isoform X5, producing the protein MTERFVLFKRHYDKYVALAAKYEEAKGTAYYLEERYHEVKAERDKLEETRRSLEKRLEGCEAELRGKEDELFLQLERSLRLEEEVERAKTERDSCIAAKDRLERQREVALRRLQMQLAQNEITRQTLERARQDVVKQATVIRAERDALERENEVLKEKLRIEQGELGEERRRREEGVAALTRETITLRHAARHLRAATLHATSCRRRRRCSVCLYARRTFAEIDDYRDDGNLFKCLQAPLQDLRTWFRPSTTSTTSMSRGQRTSSPLADREISFIDDSSVDSSPGGSNASSSSTTSSNSASDDEAYPSTLVAEISLSSANSSAPATARAFSSDSGFSSEIGDRRSRCYENGGSSTSSSSGKSRKISESLSCSEPDEQSTTGISRSRWTSSFRKLLGRKPKTKPTPDRSS; encoded by the exons ATGACCGAAAG GTTCGTGCTGTTCAAGCGTCACTATGATAAATATGTTGCCTTGGCGGCGAAATATGAGGAAGCCAAAGGTACCGCCTACTACTTGGAAGAACGTTATCATGAGGTGAAG GCTGAAAGGGACAAGTTAGAGGAGACTCGACGGTCGTTGGAGAAGCGACTGGAGGGTTGCGAAGCAGAACTGCGAGGCAAGGAGGACGAGCTGTTCCTGCAACTGGAACGAAGCCTTCGTCTGGAGGAAGAGGTGGAGAGAGCTAAAACCGAACGCGACAGTTGCATAGCTGCTAAGGATCGGCTGGAGAGGCAACGGGAAGTAGCTTTGCGCCGTCTGCAGATGCAACTGGCGCAAAACGAGATTACTAGGCAAACTCTTGAACGAGCTCGCCAGGACGTTGTCAAACAGGCTACTGTTATTCGTGCTGAACGTGATGCTCTTGAAAGAGAG AATGAAGTTTTAAAAGAGAAGCTGCGTATAGAACAGGGAGAACTGGGAGAGGAAAGGCGTAGACGAGAGGAAGGTGTCGCAGCGCTGACTCGAGAAACGATTACATTGAGACACGCCGCGAGACATCTTCGTGCAGCGACTCTACACGCTACGTCTTGCCGCCGTCGACGACGGTGTTCCGTTTGTTTATACGCGAGGCGCACTTTTGCCGAGATCGATGATTATCGCGACGA TGGAAATCTTTTCAAGTGCCTTCAAGCGCCGCTGCAGGATTTACGTACCTGGTTCCGACCTAGCACAACGTCCACGACATCGATGTCGCGTGGACAGAGGACCAGTTCACCGTTAGCCGATCGagaaataagttttatcgaCGATTCCAGCGTCGACAGTAGCCCCGGTGGAAGCAATGCTAGCAGCAGCAGTACCACAAGTAGTAACAGCGCGTCCGACGATGAAGCATATCCGAGTACTCTTGTTGCTGAAATATCGCTTTCATCGGCTAACTCGAGCGCTCCAGCTACGGCTAGAGCCTTTTCATCCGATTCAGG GTTTTCTTCGGAAATCGGAGATCGAAGATCACGATGTTATGAAAATGGAGGTAGTAGCACCAGCAGCAGCAGTGGCAAAAGCAGGAAAATTAGCGAGTCGCTTAGTTGCAGCGAACCGGACGAACAGAGCA
- the LOC117153241 gene encoding uncharacterized protein LOC117153241 isoform X4, which yields MIESDLLGETSEMFVLFKRHYDKYVALAAKYEEAKGTAYYLEERYHEVKAERDKLEETRRSLEKRLEGCEAELRGKEDELFLQLERSLRLEEEVERAKTERDSCIAAKDRLERQREVALRRLQMQLAQNEITRQTLERARQDVVKQATVIRAERDALERENEVLKEKLRIEQGELGEERRRREEGVAALTRETITLRHAARHLRAATLHATSCRRRRRCSVCLYARRTFAEIDDYRDDGNLFKCLQAPLQDLRTWFRPSTTSTTSMSRGQRTSSPLADREISFIDDSSVDSSPGGSNASSSSTTSSNSASDDEAYPSTLVAEISLSSANSSAPATARAFSSDSGFSSEIGDRRSRCYENGGSSTSSSSGKSRKISESLSCSEPDEQSTTGISRSRWTSSFRKLLGRKPKTKPTPDRSS from the exons ATGATAGAATCAGACTTGCTGGGTGAAACGTCTGAAAT GTTCGTGCTGTTCAAGCGTCACTATGATAAATATGTTGCCTTGGCGGCGAAATATGAGGAAGCCAAAGGTACCGCCTACTACTTGGAAGAACGTTATCATGAGGTGAAG GCTGAAAGGGACAAGTTAGAGGAGACTCGACGGTCGTTGGAGAAGCGACTGGAGGGTTGCGAAGCAGAACTGCGAGGCAAGGAGGACGAGCTGTTCCTGCAACTGGAACGAAGCCTTCGTCTGGAGGAAGAGGTGGAGAGAGCTAAAACCGAACGCGACAGTTGCATAGCTGCTAAGGATCGGCTGGAGAGGCAACGGGAAGTAGCTTTGCGCCGTCTGCAGATGCAACTGGCGCAAAACGAGATTACTAGGCAAACTCTTGAACGAGCTCGCCAGGACGTTGTCAAACAGGCTACTGTTATTCGTGCTGAACGTGATGCTCTTGAAAGAGAG AATGAAGTTTTAAAAGAGAAGCTGCGTATAGAACAGGGAGAACTGGGAGAGGAAAGGCGTAGACGAGAGGAAGGTGTCGCAGCGCTGACTCGAGAAACGATTACATTGAGACACGCCGCGAGACATCTTCGTGCAGCGACTCTACACGCTACGTCTTGCCGCCGTCGACGACGGTGTTCCGTTTGTTTATACGCGAGGCGCACTTTTGCCGAGATCGATGATTATCGCGACGA TGGAAATCTTTTCAAGTGCCTTCAAGCGCCGCTGCAGGATTTACGTACCTGGTTCCGACCTAGCACAACGTCCACGACATCGATGTCGCGTGGACAGAGGACCAGTTCACCGTTAGCCGATCGagaaataagttttatcgaCGATTCCAGCGTCGACAGTAGCCCCGGTGGAAGCAATGCTAGCAGCAGCAGTACCACAAGTAGTAACAGCGCGTCCGACGATGAAGCATATCCGAGTACTCTTGTTGCTGAAATATCGCTTTCATCGGCTAACTCGAGCGCTCCAGCTACGGCTAGAGCCTTTTCATCCGATTCAGG GTTTTCTTCGGAAATCGGAGATCGAAGATCACGATGTTATGAAAATGGAGGTAGTAGCACCAGCAGCAGCAGTGGCAAAAGCAGGAAAATTAGCGAGTCGCTTAGTTGCAGCGAACCGGACGAACAGAGCA